The following proteins are encoded in a genomic region of Musa acuminata AAA Group cultivar baxijiao chromosome BXJ2-11, Cavendish_Baxijiao_AAA, whole genome shotgun sequence:
- the LOC135585757 gene encoding protein LONG AFTER FAR-RED 3-like isoform X4 gives MPGFIDSHLHLIYGGLQMGRVELRGVKSQEEFARKIKEALRGKLHGEWILGSGWNNDLWGGELPLASWIDGITPDNPVWLSRMDGHMGLANSLALKIAGISNSTCDPVGGAIVKTLEGEPSGLLVDSAMKLVLAVIPEVSIHDRRDSLIRASKYALTRGVTTVIDFGRFFPGTSVDHIWQDFSDVYQWADSSGKMLIRVCLFFPMQTWSQLVDLIQEKGRALSQWIHLGGVKAFADGSLGSSSALFYEPYEEDPYSYGLQVTDINWLQNATLHSDKFGLQVAIHAIGDKANDMVLDMYNTVVSYNGMRDRRFRIEHAQHLVPGSTIRFGEQRIIASVQPDHLLDDANSAEKKIGTMRAQRGSYLFQSLIDSDAIVAFGSDWPVADINPLGAIKTALYRVPPGWENAWIPSERMALYDALKASTISAAYAGFLDQELGSLSADKYADFVVLPVDSWDQLAGDLPTTVLATYVNGKQAYP, from the exons ATGGGACGAGTGGAACTTCGAGGTGTAAAAAGCCAAGAAGAATTTGCAAGAAAGATCAAAGAAGCTTTGAGAG GTAAACTTCATGGTGAGTGGATCTTAGGTAGTGGATGGAACAATGATCTCTGGGGTGGGGAATTACCTCTTGCTTCTTGGATAGATGGCATCACACCTGACAACCCA GTATGGCTTTCGCGCATGGATGGTCATATGGGATTGGCCAATTCACTTGCCCTAAAGATAGCTGGAATTAGCAACAGTACATGTGATCCAGTTGGTGGAGCTATTGTGAAGACTTTGGAGGGAG AGCCTAGTGGTCTGCTGGTTGATTCTGCAATGAAGCTTGTTCTAGCTGTGATACCTGAAGTCTCGATCCATGATAGGAGAGACTCACTGATCAGAGCAAGCAAGTATGCATTAACGAGGGGAGTGACAACCGTGATCGACTTTGGGAGATTCTTTCCAGGCACATCAGTTGATCATATCTGGCAAGACTTTTCAG ATGTTTACCAATGGGCTGATTCTTCTGGGAAAATGCTGATCAGAGTTTGCTTATTTTTTCCAATGCAAACTTGGTCTCAACTGGTT GATCTTATTCAAGAAAAAGGTAGAGCCTTGAGTCAATGGATACATTTGGGTGGTGTCAAAGCTTTTGCTGATGGGTCTTTGGGATCTAGTAGTGCACTTTTCTACGAG CCTTATGAGGAGGATCCATACAGTTATGGATTGCAAGTAACAGATATAAATTGGCTCCAAAATGCGACATTGCATTCAGACAAATTTGGACTTCAG GTTGCCATTCATGCCATCGGAGACAAAGCCAACGATATGGTGCTGGATATGTATAATACTGTTGTATCTTATAATGGAATGAGGGATCGCAGATTTAGG ATTGAACATGCCCAACATCTGGTTCCAGGATCAACCATACGTTTTGGTGAACAAAGAATTATTGCCTCTGTACAG CCAGATCATCTCCTGGATGATGCTAATTCTGCTGAAAAAAAAATAGGCACCATGAGGGCTCAGAGAGGATCATATTTGTTCCAGTCACTCATTGACAGTGATGCAATCGTAGCTTTTGGTTCTGATTGGCCG GTTGCTGATATCAATCCACTTGGAGCCATAAAAACAGCACTATACCGAGTCCCTCCAGGATGGGAAAATGCTTGGATTCCGAGTGAGCGTATGGCTTTATATGATGCTCTGAAAGC GTCGACCATTTCAGCTGCCTACGCTGGCTTCTTAGACCAAGAGTTGGGTAGTCTGTCCGCAGATAAGTATGCAGATTTTGTAGTTTTACCAGTCGATTCATGGGATCAATTGGCAGGGGATTTACCTACTACTGTATTGGCAACATATGTAAATGGCAAGCAAGCTTATCCATGA
- the LOC135627265 gene encoding uncharacterized protein LOC135627265 produces MGNGISPCFNPASKGGLVKLIFWGGATEFLAEKQLAGQLMFRFPDRIVCHADSFYIGHPVPVLSIDDELIPGQAYFVLPIDKLSCHDPLTAVSLASLSSGRTKPSLAGNGESPFEYVKGEDGRLLIKVLPEFITKVITSVEDGQKCGSDGGTLCTTPELRKHYSQLVGPRDHPWSPKLETISETRKRISAGRLSPVRLLGFQRRSC; encoded by the coding sequence ATGGGCAATGGGATCTCGCCTTGCTTCAACCCCGCCTCCAAGGGCGGCCTCGTCAAGCTCATCTTCTGGGGCGGCGCCACCGAGTTCTTGGCCGAGAAGCAGCTCGCCGGGCAGCTCATGTTCCGGTTCCCGGACCGCATCGTCTGCCACGCTGACTCGTTCTACATCGGCCACCCCGTCCCCGTCCTCTCCATCGACGACGAGCTCATCCCTGGCCAGGCCTACTTCGTCCTTCCCATCGACAAGTTATCGTGCCACGATCCCCTCACCGCTGTGTCGCTCGCCTCGCTGTCCTCCGGCCGCACCAAGCCGTCGCTGGCCGGCAACGGGGAATCCCCCTTTGAGTACGTGAAGGGAGAAGACGGCCGGTTGCTGATCAAGGTGCTCCCGGAGTTCATAACCAAGGTCATCACCTCTGTCGAAGACGGACAAAAGTGTGGCAGCGACGGAGGGACTCTGTGCACTACGCCGGAGTTGAGGAAGCACTACTCGCAGCTCGTCGGGCCTAGAGATCACCCATGGTCGCCGAAGCTGGAGACGATATCGGAGACCAGGAAAAGGATATCCGCAGGCAGGTTATCGCCTGTTCGGCTATTAGGGTTTCAGAGGAGATCATGTTAA